A stretch of DNA from Yoonia sp. G8-12:
TGGCGGTGGTGTTAGCCAGTTGGTGTTGGAGACTTCCAAAGACGCCAGCGTCCGTTTGTTGCGGATCCCCGCAGGCACAGCCGTACCAGATCATGGGCACCGCGGGATGGAATTGACGCTTGTGCTCCAGGGTGCATTCACGGACGAAGAAGACCGCTTTGGCGCAGGCGACCTTGAAGTTGCCAATGAAGATTTGGAGCATACTCCGGTTGCAGAGGAAGGCATGGATTGCATTTGCCTTGCCGCGACAGATGCGCCGCTGCGGTTCAACGGCCTCGTTCCACGTATCGCACAGCGCTTTATCGGAATTTAATAGACCATCCCACTCCAGACGCTCACCAAGAAAGGCGCCCCAGCTTTGCACGGGGCGCCTTTTTTGATTGCCAGAGCTGTGTTTAGCCCCAAAGCGTGTTGAGCGCCAAAAAGAAGCAGGCAGACAATATCGCGGCCGCTGGCACTGTAATGATCCATGCGGCAATGATTGTCATGAAGTGTGACCGACGCACCAGTTTACGCCGCTGCCGTTCTTCGGGGGCATACATCACGCGGTTTGGTATCGTCATACGTGCCTTTTTAATGCGACGTTCTGCATCCCATTCACGGAAGAAACCCACGCCAAATACGCCGCCGACGGCGATATGTGTCGAGCTGACTGGCAGGCCGAGCCAACTTGCGACGATAACCGTGATCGCAGCAGAGAGCGCCACACAGTAGGCGCGCATCGGGTTGAGTTTTGTGATCTGGCTGCCAACCACCCGGATCAGTTTCGGACCAAAGAGGAACAAGCCAAAGGAAATACCAAGCGCGCCGATGAACATGACCCAAAGCGGGATAGTGAATGTTGTCAGGAAATCACCCGATTGTGCGGCCTGAACAATCGCTGCTAGCGGGCCCACCGCGTTTGCCACATCATTCGCACCATGTGCAAAGCTGAGCAGCGCCGCCGATACGACAAGAGGGATACCAAAAAGAACCTTGAGTGATTTATTGCGGTTCTCCAGCCCCTCGGATTGCTTTCTGATGACAGGTATCATCACCACCCAGATGATCAAACCGATGACCGCACCAATCAATAGCGCGGTGCTAAGGTCGATCTTCATAAGCGATTTCAGACCCTTGAGCGCCAGATAAGAGGCAAAGGTTCCCCCCATGATCCCGACAAGCATCGGCACCCATTTCCGCGCAGCCGCGATCTTGTCATCTTGATAGATGATCCGTGATTTGATCAACCAAAGAAAACCAGCCGCAATCAGACCACCCAGCAAGGGTGAAATCACCCAACTGGCCGCAATCGCCCCCATCGTCGGCCAATTCACAGCAGCAAAACCCGCCGCCGCGATCCCGGCCCCCATGACGCCCCCCACAACCGAATGGGTCGTTGAAACGGGCGCCTCCACCCAGGTGGCCAAGTTTACCCAGAACGCCGCCGCCAAAAGCGCAGACATCATGGCCCAGACAAATGTCGTTGCGGTTCCCATGCTTTCAGGTGCGATAATGCCCTTGGCGATTGTTGAAACAACGTCTCCACCTGCGATCAACGCGCCAGCGCTTTCAAAAACAACGGCAATTGCAATCGCACCGCCCATCGTCAGTGCATTTGCGCCGACAGCAGGCCCCATGTTGTTCGCAACATCATTGGCCCCGATATTCAGCGCCATGTAGGCGCCCAGACAGGCGGCCATGATCACGATGAACGAATTATTTGCCTGTCCAAAGAAAAGGGCGGCCGCCAAGCCTGCAATCACAACAAACAAAAACGCAATGCCGGTTCCGATCAAGGGCCGAGAGACATAGTTTGTTGCAAGTTCAAGATTGGAATAGCGCGCGAGGTCGCGATCCAGAGTATCGAGATGGCGCGGATCGCCCTCGTCTAAATTGGCCATTTCTGCTCTCCCCAAGATATTTCGAACAGCACTAGCGGCCTAAGGTCGCAGAAATCAACCTTGCTGCGCGTTTTCGGGGAAGAGATTTGTCATCTGGCGCAGAATGTCCTTCAGCTCGCCCTCCCTGACAAGATCTGCCGCCGCTTCGGGCGATACCCATTTCCGCTGGCGCTCATGTGCTTCGGGGAAGTCGTAAGAGGTTTCTTTCACGTCGACGGGGTACACCAATGTCTCAACCGGCACGGGAAGGCCTGCGCGCATCACTTTGTCATAACTATATGTGCCGATGGGTTCGGACGGTGCTTTGCTGTTGCGCACGCCTGCTTCCTCCCATGCCTCTTGAAGCGCGGCTTCTGAAGTTTGCAGCCCATTGATGGGCCAGCCTTTGGGAATGATCCAACGGCCCGTGCCACGGCTTGTGACAAGCAGGACTTCCATCTTGGCACCAGCTCCGCGGTAGCACAGAGCCGCCACTTGCAAGCGTTTTGGACGCTGGAAAAAAGCCGCAAGAAATCCCGCCACAGCGAGGTAAGGATGGTAATCATACTGAAACCGCTCAAGTCTTTATTATATTTTTCAGGGGTTTATACAGGCTGCAATCACAAGATGCAAATCTTGATGTCAGATACCCTGTTAGACCGAGTGATATGTCTCGGTGTTACCGTCGACCGCGATTGCCTGACCGGACACGAATTTCGCCGCGTCAGACGAAAGATAAACACAAAGCTGCGCGATTTCCTCTGGCTCGGCAAAGCGACGCAGCGAACTGCCAGAGGCATAGTCTTCAAACACGTCTTGCGGGGTCACGCCGCGCGCCTGCGCTTCGGCTGCAAGAACCCGGTCCATGCGATCACCGCTGACAGCACCGGGGCAAATCGCATTGCACCGGATGCCATAGGGGCCCAGTTCGGTCGCGATGGTTTTGGTAAAGCCGATCACAGCCCATTTTGCAGCGGCATAGGGTGCGCGAAATGGCGCGCCGAAAAGGCCGGAGGTCGATGAAAGATTGATAATCGCCCCGGACTTCTGCCGCTTCATCACAGGTGCGATTGCACGGCAGGTGATCATCTGCGCATCCAGATTCACCGCGAGGCATTTCTTCCACTGCGCAAGGTCAAGCGCCTCCACAGGGTCCGCTTGCCCAGCAATACCCGCATTGTTGATCAACACATCGCAGCCGCCAAGCACGGCAAGCCCCGCTTGCAACCAGTCATCCAAAGCCGCTTCGTCGGTCACATCAACGCAAGACCCAGTGATCCCGTCCCGCAGGCTTTCAAGCGCTCTGTGGTCCTGATCGCAAACATAGACCTGTGCACCTTGCGCCGCGTAAGTTTCGGCGATCACCTTGCCGATGCCGCCTGCGCCGGCGGTGATGAAAACACGTTGTGCCATTTGCTAGACCTTTGGTGGCATTATAGGGACGACCTTTGTCTCTGGGTCCGGTGCGATCTCTTCGAAATCGAAATGATCCAGGCGATGCGCGCGTTTGCCTGCCTTTTCAGCCGAGATTTTGATATCTTCAATGTCTTTCGCCGCTTGGCCGAAATGCCGGTCAAGGTTGCCCACGCGCGTCACCAGACGGTCGACATCCCCCCCAAAAGCGCCAGTTCCTTTCGAATTGCACCGGTCTGTTCGCGCATCCGCGCATCTTTCAAGATGGCGCGCATGGTATTCAAGGTTGCCATGCAGGTCGTTGGTGAAACGATCCAGACGCGGGCAGCGAACCCTTCTCGCACGATATGAGGCAAACGGCTGTGCAGCTCGGCATAGACCGCCTCGGAGGGCAGAAACATCAGCGCGCCATCTGCGGTTTCACCTTCTATCAGGTAGCTGTCAGAAATCTTCTTGATGTGTGTTCTGATCGCCTGACCAAAGGTTGTGAGCGCGCGTTCGCGTTCCGGTTTCGTCTCGGCGCGCATCAGCGCCTCATAGGCCTCAAGCGGGAATTTGGCGTCAACGACAATAGGGCCGGGGGGATTGGGCAGATGGATCAGGCAGTCGGGCCTGCTGCCGTTGGAAAGCGTCGCTTGCCATGTGTAGCTGTCCGAGGGCAGCGCCTTGGACACGATATCCTGCAACTGGATTTCGCCGAATGCACCGCGTGTCTGTTTGTTGGACAGGATATCCT
This window harbors:
- a CDS encoding inorganic phosphate transporter, coding for MANLDEGDPRHLDTLDRDLARYSNLELATNYVSRPLIGTGIAFLFVVIAGLAAALFFGQANNSFIVIMAACLGAYMALNIGANDVANNMGPAVGANALTMGGAIAIAVVFESAGALIAGGDVVSTIAKGIIAPESMGTATTFVWAMMSALLAAAFWVNLATWVEAPVSTTHSVVGGVMGAGIAAAGFAAVNWPTMGAIAASWVISPLLGGLIAAGFLWLIKSRIIYQDDKIAAARKWVPMLVGIMGGTFASYLALKGLKSLMKIDLSTALLIGAVIGLIIWVVMIPVIRKQSEGLENRNKSLKVLFGIPLVVSAALLSFAHGANDVANAVGPLAAIVQAAQSGDFLTTFTIPLWVMFIGALGISFGLFLFGPKLIRVVGSQITKLNPMRAYCVALSAAITVIVASWLGLPVSSTHIAVGGVFGVGFFREWDAERRIKKARMTIPNRVMYAPEERQRRKLVRRSHFMTIIAAWIITVPAAAILSACFFLALNTLWG
- a CDS encoding NUDIX hydrolase, producing MEVLLVTSRGTGRWIIPKGWPINGLQTSEAALQEAWEEAGVRNSKAPSEPIGTYSYDKVMRAGLPVPVETLVYPVDVKETSYDFPEAHERQRKWVSPEAAADLVREGELKDILRQMTNLFPENAQQG
- a CDS encoding SDR family oxidoreductase, producing MAQRVFITAGAGGIGKVIAETYAAQGAQVYVCDQDHRALESLRDGITGSCVDVTDEAALDDWLQAGLAVLGGCDVLINNAGIAGQADPVEALDLAQWKKCLAVNLDAQMITCRAIAPVMKRQKSGAIINLSSTSGLFGAPFRAPYAAAKWAVIGFTKTIATELGPYGIRCNAICPGAVSGDRMDRVLAAEAQARGVTPQDVFEDYASGSSLRRFAEPEEIAQLCVYLSSDAAKFVSGQAIAVDGNTETYHSV